Proteins encoded together in one Phyllobacterium zundukense window:
- a CDS encoding proline racemase family protein — protein sequence MTFDKALDILLVHCQGESGNVLFNGAPEIPGATILEKMDHLNNVDPSLRLFLTREPRAQVVHTTNLLLAPTRPDADVAFIVLQPDRAHPMSGSNCICVVTALLETGRVKMIEPETVVRLDTAAGLIVARAHCEGGRCLSVSLDNVPAFVQQLDVTIETAKWGRITGDIAFGGVFYAQINVDQVGLRTVPEAARALADAGTEIKSLLAEQVTVNHPEIPGLNEIAYVMFRDYQPDGSVITCTTLKPGRVDRSPCGTGSSANIAILHARGQARTGDKRISRSIIGGTFTTEILGETTIGGRPAVLPRITGQGYVFGRQQLRLDPQDPFLHGFAMSDTWGLQVGEL from the coding sequence ATGACCTTCGACAAGGCGCTCGATATCCTGCTTGTCCATTGCCAGGGCGAAAGTGGCAATGTGCTTTTCAATGGCGCGCCAGAAATTCCGGGCGCGACCATTCTCGAAAAAATGGACCATCTGAACAATGTCGACCCGTCGCTCCGTCTGTTCCTGACACGCGAGCCTCGCGCGCAGGTCGTGCACACGACGAACCTGCTTTTGGCCCCAACCCGGCCGGATGCGGATGTAGCCTTCATCGTGTTGCAGCCGGATCGCGCCCATCCGATGTCGGGCTCCAACTGCATTTGCGTTGTGACCGCGCTCTTGGAAACCGGCCGGGTCAAAATGATCGAACCGGAAACGGTTGTCCGGCTGGATACGGCAGCCGGTCTGATTGTCGCCCGCGCGCATTGTGAAGGCGGCCGTTGCCTTTCAGTGAGCCTCGACAATGTCCCAGCCTTCGTCCAGCAGCTCGACGTCACAATTGAAACCGCGAAATGGGGACGGATCACTGGCGACATTGCCTTCGGAGGCGTCTTCTACGCTCAGATCAATGTGGATCAGGTGGGACTGCGGACTGTGCCGGAAGCGGCCCGCGCGCTTGCCGACGCAGGGACCGAGATCAAGTCTCTGCTGGCCGAGCAGGTCACCGTCAACCACCCTGAGATCCCGGGCCTGAACGAGATCGCCTATGTGATGTTCCGCGACTATCAACCGGACGGTTCGGTCATCACCTGCACCACGCTCAAGCCGGGTCGTGTGGATCGTTCGCCTTGCGGCACGGGTTCCTCGGCCAATATCGCAATCCTGCATGCAAGGGGGCAGGCGCGGACCGGCGACAAGCGAATCTCGCGAAGCATCATTGGCGGCACCTTCACGACAGAGATTTTGGGCGAGACGACGATTGGAGGCCGTCCCGCCGTTCTGCCGCGTATCACCGGCCAGGGCTATGTATTCGGCCGCCAGCAGTTGCGATTGGATCCTCAGGATCCGTTCCTGCACGGATTTGCAATGTCGGACACTTGGGGTCTGCAGGTCGGTGAACTGTGA
- a CDS encoding PaaX family transcriptional regulator C-terminal domain-containing protein, with product MADGIQNETYAISNSVGAENWKVRLLEGLSIRAASLIVTIYGDIVVPRGGVLWMGTLIEVCVRFGISETHVRTAVSRLVGSGRLIGEREGRRSYYRLAEAAKEEFDTAARLLFQPVPDPEGWIMYQASHLEEETIRQQHLGRIGENLYIRPNHAHLPLTMAITFHCDLIQGQTEMVTLAPTLWPLAVYAEEYRDLIVRFGPVLDHLLTHPYAPEVDCVFVRLLLVHRYRHVLLADPLLPTDVLPEDWPGRQARDLFAQLYVILSRRAERQIADTFEGRYTRLPETTSQARDRLDFLRCSSSPTAHQAGVVEKAQTVSETLNITP from the coding sequence TTGGCTGACGGCATTCAAAACGAGACCTACGCAATCTCCAACTCTGTTGGAGCAGAGAACTGGAAAGTCAGGCTTCTTGAAGGACTGAGTATCCGGGCAGCATCGTTGATCGTAACCATTTACGGTGACATCGTTGTGCCCCGTGGCGGCGTCCTGTGGATGGGAACGCTCATCGAGGTTTGCGTTCGGTTCGGGATTTCGGAGACGCATGTTCGGACGGCTGTGTCGCGCCTCGTGGGATCCGGGCGGCTGATTGGAGAACGCGAGGGAAGGCGAAGCTATTATCGGCTTGCCGAAGCAGCAAAAGAGGAGTTCGACACCGCTGCGAGGTTACTATTCCAACCAGTACCCGACCCCGAGGGCTGGATTATGTATCAAGCATCGCATCTGGAGGAGGAAACGATCAGGCAGCAACACCTCGGCAGAATCGGCGAGAATCTCTACATCCGACCAAACCACGCGCATCTTCCACTCACAATGGCAATCACTTTCCACTGCGATTTAATCCAGGGCCAAACGGAAATGGTCACACTCGCACCGACATTGTGGCCCCTGGCTGTTTATGCTGAAGAGTACCGCGACTTAATCGTGCGGTTCGGACCGGTCCTGGATCATCTCCTTACTCATCCTTATGCGCCGGAGGTCGACTGCGTTTTTGTTCGGCTTTTGCTTGTGCATCGGTACCGGCATGTTCTCCTCGCAGATCCGCTGCTCCCGACTGACGTCCTGCCCGAGGACTGGCCTGGCAGGCAAGCGCGAGATCTGTTCGCGCAGCTTTACGTTATATTGTCCAGAAGGGCCGAACGACAAATCGCCGACACTTTCGAGGGGCGGTACACACGCCTACCGGAAACGACATCCCAAGCCCGTGATCGGCTGGATTTTTTGAGATGTTCGTCTTCCCCAACAGCCCATCAGGCCGGTGTTGTCGAAAAAGCTCAAACCGTGTCCGAAACTTTGAATATCACGCCTTGA
- the pcaF gene encoding 3-oxoadipyl-CoA thiolase has product MPEAFICDAVRTPIGRYGGLLSSVRADDLAAVPLAGLMARNPDVDWSKVDDLIYGCANQAGEDNRNVGRMAVLLSGLPVSVPATTVNRLCGSGMDAVGMAARAIRAGDCDFVIAGGVESMSRAPFVMPKAESAFSRANAVYDTTIGWRFVNPTTKKAFGVDSMPETADNVAADYAVSREDQDAFAARSQARWAAAHEAGIFADEIVPVPVPQKKGDPLVVDRDEHPRPGTTAEQLGKLKGVNGPDLSVTAGNASGVNDGAAALLIANEAVAKAQGLTPKARIVAMAAAGVEPRIMGVGPAPATRRVLERAGLSLDQMDVIELNEAFASQALAVLRDLGLPDDAAHVNPNGGAIAIGHPLGMSGARLVTTATYQLHRQGGRYALCTMCIGVGQGIAIILERV; this is encoded by the coding sequence ATGCCTGAAGCCTTTATCTGCGATGCCGTCCGCACGCCCATCGGCCGTTATGGCGGCCTGCTGTCGTCGGTGCGTGCCGATGACCTTGCGGCCGTGCCGCTTGCCGGGCTGATGGCGCGCAATCCCGACGTCGACTGGTCCAAGGTGGACGACCTCATCTACGGTTGCGCCAACCAGGCCGGCGAAGACAACCGCAATGTGGGCCGCATGGCCGTGCTGCTTTCGGGCCTTCCCGTTTCCGTTCCTGCCACCACCGTCAACCGCCTCTGTGGCTCCGGCATGGATGCCGTCGGCATGGCCGCGCGCGCCATCCGCGCCGGCGACTGTGATTTCGTCATTGCCGGTGGCGTCGAGAGCATGAGCCGCGCGCCCTTCGTCATGCCGAAGGCGGAAAGTGCCTTCTCCCGCGCCAATGCCGTCTACGACACGACGATCGGCTGGCGCTTCGTCAATCCGACAACGAAAAAGGCTTTTGGTGTCGACTCCATGCCGGAAACGGCCGACAACGTCGCCGCAGACTATGCCGTCAGCCGCGAGGATCAGGACGCCTTCGCCGCGCGCAGCCAGGCCCGCTGGGCGGCCGCGCACGAGGCCGGTATCTTTGCCGATGAGATCGTGCCCGTTCCTGTGCCGCAGAAGAAGGGCGATCCGCTCGTCGTCGACCGCGACGAACATCCGCGTCCCGGCACGACGGCCGAGCAACTCGGCAAGCTCAAGGGCGTCAACGGCCCGGACCTGTCCGTCACCGCCGGCAATGCCTCGGGCGTCAATGATGGTGCGGCCGCTCTGCTTATCGCCAATGAGGCTGTTGCGAAGGCACAAGGCCTGACGCCGAAGGCCCGCATCGTCGCCATGGCGGCGGCGGGCGTCGAGCCGCGCATCATGGGCGTCGGCCCGGCACCGGCGACGCGCCGGGTGCTGGAGCGCGCCGGCCTGTCGCTTGACCAGATGGATGTCATCGAACTCAACGAGGCCTTCGCCTCGCAGGCGCTGGCGGTTCTGCGCGATCTCGGCCTGCCGGACGATGCGGCGCATGTGAACCCGAACGGCGGCGCCATCGCCATCGGCCATCCGCTCGGCATGAGCGGTGCGCGGCTTGTCACCACCGCCACCTATCAGCTCCACCGCCAGGGCGGGCGCTATGCACTTTGCACGATGTGCATCGGCGTCGGCCAGGGCATCGCCATCATTCTCGAGCGCGTCTGA
- the paaA gene encoding 1,2-phenylacetyl-CoA epoxidase subunit PaaA: protein MYAQMVKTDAARVRSLDEMEPHERAFQERVDAGQKIEPKEWMPEGYRKTLVRQISQHAHSEIVGQLPEGNWISRAPTLERKAILLAKVQDEAGHGLYLYCAAETLGISRDQMYEQLHSGKAKYSSIFNYPTLTWADIGAIGWLVDGAAIMNQVPLQRCSYGPYARAMVRICKEESFHQRQGFDILMKMVKGTPAQKAMVQDALNRWWWPSLMMFGPSDDASVHSAQSMAWKIKQNSNDELRQKFVDQTVPQAKYLGLTVPDPDLKWNEEKGGHDFGEPDWEEFFNVIAGNGPCNAERLDARRQAWDDGVWFRDGLTAHAERAADRRAAAKIAAE, encoded by the coding sequence ATGTATGCCCAGATGGTGAAGACCGATGCCGCGCGCGTCCGGTCCCTCGACGAGATGGAACCCCACGAGCGCGCCTTCCAGGAGCGCGTCGACGCCGGCCAGAAGATCGAGCCGAAGGAATGGATGCCGGAAGGCTATCGCAAGACGCTGGTGCGCCAGATCAGCCAGCACGCCCATTCCGAAATCGTCGGCCAGCTGCCGGAAGGCAACTGGATTTCCCGCGCGCCGACGCTGGAGCGTAAGGCCATCCTGCTCGCCAAGGTGCAGGACGAGGCGGGCCACGGCCTCTATCTCTATTGCGCCGCCGAGACGCTCGGCATCAGCCGCGACCAGATGTACGAGCAGCTCCACTCAGGCAAGGCCAAGTATTCCTCGATCTTCAACTATCCGACGCTGACCTGGGCCGATATCGGCGCGATCGGCTGGCTGGTCGATGGCGCGGCGATCATGAACCAGGTGCCGCTGCAGCGCTGTTCCTACGGCCCCTATGCGCGGGCCATGGTGCGCATCTGCAAGGAAGAGAGCTTCCACCAGCGCCAGGGTTTCGACATCCTGATGAAGATGGTGAAGGGCACTCCGGCGCAGAAGGCCATGGTGCAGGACGCGCTGAACCGTTGGTGGTGGCCGTCGTTGATGATGTTCGGCCCGTCGGACGACGCCTCCGTGCATTCGGCCCAGTCGATGGCCTGGAAGATCAAGCAGAATTCCAACGATGAGCTGCGCCAGAAATTCGTCGACCAGACTGTGCCGCAGGCAAAATATCTCGGCCTCACCGTGCCGGACCCGGACCTCAAGTGGAACGAGGAAAAGGGCGGCCATGATTTCGGCGAGCCGGACTGGGAAGAGTTCTTCAACGTGATCGCCGGCAACGGCCCCTGCAATGCGGAACGCCTCGACGCCCGCAGACAAGCCTGGGACGATGGCGTCTGGTTCCGCGACGGCCTGACCGCCCATGCGGAAAGAGCCGCTGACCGTCGCGCCGCCGCAAAGATTGCGGCTGAATAA
- the paaB gene encoding 1,2-phenylacetyl-CoA epoxidase subunit PaaB: MSSEWPLWEVFIRGQHGLNHRHVGSLHAPDAEMAINNARDVYTRRNEGVSIWVVRSSEITASAPSEKGPLFDPSNSKVYRHPTFFDIPDEVGHM; this comes from the coding sequence ATGTCCAGCGAATGGCCGCTTTGGGAAGTTTTCATCCGGGGCCAGCATGGCCTCAACCACCGCCATGTCGGCAGTCTGCACGCGCCCGACGCCGAAATGGCGATCAACAATGCCCGCGACGTCTATACGCGCCGCAACGAGGGCGTCAGCATCTGGGTGGTGCGGTCATCCGAGATCACCGCCAGTGCGCCCTCGGAAAAGGGGCCGCTGTTCGATCCGTCGAACTCCAAGGTCTACCGTCACCCGACCTTCTTCGACATTCCGGATGAAGTGGGGCACATGTGA
- the paaC gene encoding 1,2-phenylacetyl-CoA epoxidase subunit PaaC, producing MATAALEPAVDQAALLEFLLRIGDNALILGHRVSEWCGHSPALEEDIALANTALDLIGQTQLWLGLAGEVEGKGRSADDLAYLRDGYEFRNILLVERPNGDLGKTLMRQFLFDAWHYLLLKALKGSTEKRIAEIAEKAFKEVSYHLDRSRDLVIRLGDGTAESHRRMQEALDDLWPYTGEMFTSDAVDAALVDAGVIPEPQSLKAGWDEIVTEALSEGTLKKPADGYMHKGGRRGVHTEHLGFILSEMQFLQRAYPGATW from the coding sequence ATGGCGACCGCAGCACTTGAACCGGCGGTCGATCAGGCCGCGCTTCTCGAATTCCTTTTGCGCATCGGCGACAATGCGCTGATCCTCGGCCATCGCGTCTCCGAATGGTGCGGCCATTCTCCGGCATTGGAGGAGGATATCGCGCTTGCCAACACCGCGCTCGACCTGATCGGCCAGACGCAACTCTGGCTCGGCCTTGCCGGCGAAGTGGAAGGCAAGGGCCGCTCGGCCGACGATCTTGCCTATCTGCGCGACGGCTACGAGTTCCGCAACATTTTGCTCGTCGAGCGCCCGAACGGTGATCTCGGCAAGACGCTGATGCGTCAGTTCCTCTTCGACGCCTGGCACTACCTGCTGCTGAAGGCGCTGAAAGGCTCGACCGAGAAGCGCATCGCCGAGATCGCGGAAAAGGCCTTCAAAGAAGTTTCCTACCATCTCGACCGCAGCCGCGACCTCGTCATTCGCCTCGGCGACGGCACGGCTGAAAGCCACCGCCGCATGCAGGAGGCGCTGGATGATCTCTGGCCCTATACCGGCGAGATGTTTACGAGCGATGCGGTGGATGCGGCACTTGTGGACGCCGGCGTCATCCCGGAACCGCAGAGCCTCAAGGCCGGCTGGGACGAGATCGTCACTGAGGCGCTTTCCGAAGGCACGCTGAAGAAGCCGGCCGACGGCTACATGCACAAGGGCGGTCGGCGCGGCGTGCACACCGAGCATCTCGGCTTCATCCTGTCCGAGATGCAGTTCCTCCAGCGCGCCTATCCGGGCGCCACCTGGTAG
- the paaD gene encoding 1,2-phenylacetyl-CoA epoxidase subunit PaaD, translating into MAMALRPSIDDVWHWLSEVPDPEIPVISLTDLGIIRNVAWRDDTLVVTVTPTYSGCPATTIINLDIETALAEKGLSLVKLERQLSPAWTTDWISAEGREKLRDYGIAPPIDGTAAGGVLMKRVDRLSGRSNLTIACPRCGSTNTEKISQFGSTPCKASYRCTDCLEPFDYFKCI; encoded by the coding sequence ATGGCCATGGCACTCCGTCCCTCGATCGACGATGTCTGGCACTGGCTTTCGGAGGTGCCGGATCCGGAAATCCCGGTGATCTCACTCACCGACCTCGGCATCATCCGTAACGTCGCCTGGCGCGACGATACGCTGGTGGTGACGGTGACGCCGACCTATTCCGGCTGTCCCGCCACCACGATCATCAATCTTGATATCGAGACGGCGCTCGCGGAAAAGGGTCTTTCGCTGGTGAAGCTGGAACGCCAGCTCTCGCCCGCCTGGACGACCGACTGGATCAGCGCCGAGGGCCGCGAAAAGCTGCGCGACTACGGCATCGCCCCGCCGATCGACGGCACGGCCGCCGGTGGCGTGCTCATGAAACGCGTCGACCGGCTTTCGGGCCGCTCGAACCTGACGATCGCCTGTCCGCGCTGCGGATCGACCAATACCGAGAAGATCAGCCAGTTCGGCTCGACGCCCTGCAAGGCGAGCTATCGTTGCACCGACTGCCTGGAACCGTTCGACTATTTCAAGTGCATCTGA